The proteins below are encoded in one region of Paenibacillus albus:
- a CDS encoding malate:quinone oxidoreductase, producing MSNIQSKTDVILIGAGIMSATLGALLKELNPAWEIKVFEKLASAGEESSNEWNNAGTGHAALCELNYTDEKPDGSVDITKAIKINEQFQVSRQFWSYLIKKELISNPEEFITPIPHMSMVQGTKNVSFLKKRFEAMTSNPLFQGMEYSDDPKKLAEWIPLIMEDRKSSEPIAATRIDTGTDVNFGALTRIMFEYLNKQNVEINYNHIVNNMKRTRDGQWDLKVRNMGTGAVERHTAKFVFIGSGGGSLHLLQKSGIPEGKGIGGFPVSGLFMVCTNPEVVEQHHAKVYGKAPVGAPPMSVPHLDTRFIDGKKSLLFGPFAGFSPKFLKTGSMFDLITSVKPSNVFTMMAAGAKSMSLTKYLIQQVMLSKEKRMDDLRGFIPTAKSEDWDLLVAGQRVQVIKDTEAGGKGTLQFGTEVVTDANGTIAALLGASPGASTAVSVMLEVLTRCFPQEMKSWEPKIKEMIPSYGQSLVKNPELINEIHTSTSELLGLNRELATVK from the coding sequence ATGAGTAACATACAATCGAAAACAGACGTTATCTTAATTGGTGCTGGAATTATGAGCGCAACGCTAGGAGCCTTGCTGAAAGAACTTAATCCAGCATGGGAAATTAAAGTGTTCGAGAAGCTTGCGAGCGCAGGCGAGGAAAGCTCCAACGAATGGAATAACGCGGGCACCGGACATGCAGCTTTATGCGAATTGAACTATACAGACGAGAAGCCGGATGGTTCCGTCGATATTACGAAAGCCATCAAGATTAATGAGCAGTTCCAAGTGTCCAGACAGTTCTGGTCGTATCTGATCAAGAAGGAACTAATCAGCAATCCGGAAGAATTCATTACGCCGATTCCGCATATGAGCATGGTTCAGGGGACGAAGAACGTGAGCTTCCTGAAGAAACGGTTTGAAGCCATGACCAGCAACCCGCTGTTCCAAGGGATGGAATACTCGGATGATCCGAAGAAGCTGGCAGAATGGATTCCGCTTATTATGGAAGATCGTAAGTCGAGTGAACCGATTGCCGCGACTCGCATTGACACGGGAACCGACGTAAACTTCGGTGCTCTGACACGTATCATGTTCGAATATTTGAATAAGCAAAATGTTGAAATAAATTACAACCACATTGTGAATAATATGAAACGTACGCGTGATGGCCAGTGGGATTTGAAGGTTCGCAACATGGGTACCGGCGCGGTTGAACGCCACACAGCGAAATTCGTCTTTATCGGCAGCGGCGGCGGAAGTCTGCATCTGCTTCAGAAATCCGGCATTCCAGAAGGCAAAGGGATTGGTGGTTTCCCTGTAAGCGGACTGTTCATGGTCTGTACGAATCCCGAAGTGGTCGAACAGCACCATGCGAAAGTATACGGCAAGGCGCCGGTCGGTGCTCCGCCGATGTCGGTTCCGCATTTGGACACACGCTTTATTGACGGCAAGAAATCGCTGCTCTTTGGACCGTTCGCGGGCTTCTCGCCGAAGTTCCTGAAGACGGGCTCGATGTTCGATTTGATCACATCGGTTAAACCGAGCAATGTCTTTACGATGATGGCAGCAGGCGCGAAGAGCATGTCGCTTACGAAATATCTTATCCAGCAAGTGATGCTCTCCAAAGAGAAACGTATGGACGACCTTCGTGGCTTCATTCCGACCGCGAAGAGCGAGGATTGGGATCTTCTCGTAGCTGGTCAGCGCGTTCAAGTTATTAAGGATACAGAAGCCGGCGGCAAGGGTACGCTTCAATTCGGAACAGAAGTAGTTACTGACGCAAATGGTACAATCGCGGCACTGCTCGGCGCATCTCCTGGTGCTTCCACAGCTGTTTCCGTTATGCTTGAAGTGCTCACCAGATGCTTCCCGCAAGAGATGAAATCATGGGAGCCGAAGATCAAAGAAATGATTCCTTCTTATGGACAGTCTCTTGTAAAGAATCCGGAGCTGATCAATGAAATTCATACTTCAACATCGGAGTTGCTCGGACTTAACCGTGAATTGGCAACTGTAAAATAA
- a CDS encoding aminoglycoside 3'-phosphotransferase: MNRTAISFEIGSAPPAIQPYLEGTSFYDSSCSEDARTYYLEKTNAKHAFLKIHRLGMLEREAVMTSFIHQHQLAPKVIAYQTDEQHDYLLTEAISGDDGTEQLHLNDPHRLAAVFGQYLRKLHSLPTEGCPYKNKTEDFLTIARNEDKDLSALDSIHYMPSNDTLTHGDYCLPNILMKDFELQSFIDLGDGGIGDRHHDLYWGLWTLHYNLKTDLYDDLFLDAYGRDHIHENGIAYFSKLMELMEW; this comes from the coding sequence ATGAATAGAACAGCGATTTCATTCGAGATTGGATCTGCGCCGCCTGCCATTCAGCCGTATTTAGAAGGAACTTCCTTCTATGACAGCAGCTGCTCAGAAGATGCCCGGACATATTACTTAGAGAAGACGAATGCGAAGCATGCCTTCCTCAAGATCCACCGCTTGGGAATGTTAGAGCGGGAAGCAGTTATGACCTCATTCATTCATCAACATCAGCTCGCTCCCAAGGTAATCGCGTACCAAACGGATGAACAGCATGACTATCTGCTGACAGAAGCGATCAGCGGAGACGACGGTACCGAGCAGCTGCACCTGAATGATCCGCACCGATTGGCGGCTGTATTCGGTCAATATCTGCGCAAGCTCCATTCGCTCCCGACGGAAGGCTGCCCTTACAAGAATAAGACGGAAGACTTCTTAACTATCGCACGGAATGAAGACAAAGATTTATCCGCGCTGGATTCGATCCATTACATGCCGTCGAACGATACCCTTACACACGGGGACTACTGTTTGCCTAATATCCTAATGAAGGACTTCGAGCTGCAAAGCTTCATCGATCTTGGCGATGGCGGAATCGGCGACAGACACCATGATCTGTATTGGGGACTTTGGACGCTGCATTATAATTTGAAGACTGATCTCTATGATGATCTCTTCCTTGATGCTTATGGGCGAGACCATATTCATGAGAACGGCATCGCGTATTTCTCCAAGCTCATGGAGCTGATGGAGTGGTAG
- a CDS encoding glucosidase family protein: MHAMKHWPMWGGTRSEGDSCAPVMYDIANNRLMAQFDGVGGLHRYSVAGRWKVLKDGSWYTGWTVNGEPAPLTQRKTVLCSGKKQRIEYDVHDGVRVTAELFSHLNDNALIAVYEFHNEQTAPAQIDFHFGFEIDAASYHMEKLRTEGRTESLKPELQVADERLFSYSLADDYTVYFAAKDPLNSFEHEDNRFQMRVCLTVEPGDALRFVWLLSGGCGTYSIERAEADIADWQRYATAVGEENAWLRETFESQDSQLNALYGYCLSASLSSYKDLGESFKGYFAGIDYQSPPRTYFRDGYWTLLASLPYRPEWVRGQIVTLAHGIGPDGQCPSAVIYNQDSGKYEPFWPDHFDSPSFFALIIHDYLSWTLDYGVLQEQVNGRSVKEHMEQAIAYLRSRTSSDYPALALKPDHRRDWVDNVYREGYVIYDLALYCRALYAAAAVCSASGDEAGAKQYALEYETARNSLRRLLQEHGYINYMNTSGFVETNTSIELALLPLFDLSSAEETAEIMQLLSTKLETRNNNDQQYGDWGVMTVYPFYRAVHHQVEKSMAPYRYHNGSDWPYLDGIYALAKLRSSDEGWRYPLTRWFQVSLDNGWLTPVEYYGPVYGKGSNLQGWSAMPAAAMLMGGIGFMPSLEEQKVKLTLPPWGDCTFKHIQFRGHRYTLAVIGGEWQVTCEDDPAHEHPFLT; encoded by the coding sequence GTGCATGCGATGAAACATTGGCCTATGTGGGGCGGCACCCGTTCGGAAGGAGATAGCTGCGCCCCTGTTATGTATGATATTGCAAATAACCGGTTGATGGCTCAGTTCGACGGTGTCGGCGGGCTGCACCGCTATTCGGTGGCGGGCAGGTGGAAGGTGTTGAAGGACGGTTCTTGGTATACAGGCTGGACTGTCAACGGTGAGCCTGCACCGCTCACGCAGCGCAAGACGGTCCTGTGCTCCGGGAAGAAGCAGCGTATCGAATATGACGTTCACGATGGTGTCCGAGTTACAGCGGAGCTATTCAGTCATCTGAACGATAATGCATTGATCGCCGTTTATGAATTCCATAATGAGCAGACTGCACCTGCCCAGATCGACTTTCATTTCGGCTTCGAGATTGACGCTGCTTCCTACCATATGGAGAAGCTGCGCACCGAAGGCCGCACGGAATCGCTAAAGCCTGAACTTCAAGTCGCTGATGAGCGTCTCTTCTCCTACTCGCTTGCTGATGATTACACCGTCTATTTTGCCGCAAAAGATCCATTGAACAGCTTCGAACATGAAGACAACCGATTCCAGATGCGAGTTTGTTTAACCGTCGAGCCCGGCGATGCGTTGCGATTCGTTTGGCTGCTCAGCGGAGGCTGCGGCACGTATTCTATCGAACGCGCGGAAGCTGATATTGCGGATTGGCAACGCTATGCAACGGCCGTTGGCGAAGAGAACGCATGGCTTCGAGAGACGTTCGAATCTCAAGACAGCCAGCTGAACGCACTATATGGATACTGCCTGAGCGCCTCTCTCTCCTCATATAAGGATTTAGGTGAGAGCTTTAAAGGTTATTTTGCCGGCATCGACTATCAGAGTCCGCCCAGAACATACTTCCGAGACGGTTATTGGACGCTCCTCGCCAGCCTCCCCTATCGTCCCGAATGGGTTCGCGGCCAAATCGTAACACTCGCACACGGAATCGGACCTGATGGACAGTGCCCAAGCGCCGTCATATACAATCAAGATAGCGGCAAATATGAACCGTTCTGGCCGGATCACTTTGACTCGCCGTCGTTCTTCGCGCTCATCATACATGATTATTTAAGCTGGACGCTCGATTACGGCGTGTTGCAGGAGCAAGTGAACGGACGTTCCGTGAAGGAGCATATGGAGCAGGCGATTGCTTATCTACGCAGCCGCACATCCTCCGACTATCCAGCGCTCGCGCTGAAACCAGACCATCGCCGCGACTGGGTGGATAATGTGTACCGTGAAGGTTATGTGATCTATGATCTGGCGCTGTATTGCCGGGCGTTATACGCTGCAGCAGCAGTATGCAGCGCTTCTGGCGATGAAGCTGGGGCGAAGCAATACGCTTTGGAATACGAGACTGCGAGAAACAGTCTGCGGAGGCTGCTCCAAGAGCATGGCTATATTAATTACATGAATACGAGCGGCTTTGTTGAAACCAATACGTCGATTGAACTAGCACTGCTCCCTTTGTTCGACCTCAGCTCGGCAGAGGAAACTGCGGAAATCATGCAGCTCCTCAGCACGAAGCTTGAGACGAGGAACAACAACGATCAGCAATACGGCGACTGGGGCGTCATGACCGTCTATCCGTTCTATCGCGCGGTCCATCACCAAGTTGAGAAAAGCATGGCTCCCTATCGGTATCATAACGGCAGCGATTGGCCGTATTTGGACGGCATCTATGCCCTCGCGAAGCTGCGCAGCAGCGATGAAGGCTGGCGTTACCCGCTCACACGCTGGTTCCAAGTATCGCTCGATAACGGCTGGTTAACGCCAGTTGAATACTACGGACCAGTCTATGGCAAAGGCTCCAACTTGCAAGGATGGAGCGCCATGCCCGCGGCAGCGATGCTGATGGGCGGCATCGGATTCATGCCTAGCTTGGAAGAGCAGAAGGTTAAGCTCACTCTCCCGCCATGGGGCGACTGCACCTTCAAGCATATCCAGTTCCGCGGACATCGCTATACGCTAGCCGTAATAGGCGGCGAATGGCAAGTAACGTGTGAGGACGATCCGGCGCACGAGCATCCTTTTCTGACATAA
- a CDS encoding MFS transporter, whose translation MASTSKKLAYSLNQIGLSVLWQAFSAVAVYYYVDVLHVSGTSISIGMIAYGILNALFNLLAGHVSDRTRSRFGRRIPYILFGSLPFGVVFYFLFSPPAIDTTMLLVYFFAITFIFDLLYSFIGLNTGALFPEMYQSKKDRYQVSAYQQIFSIIGMIFGIALAKSLGLSLGWSLTAGIFALIGIVTLYASLYGSFENPAYAENPLQFKEAAITTLKNKLFTSYVVANLLIQLTTTMFVSLTAFYTKYVVELTATQNSIFLGAVFIVAIPMSFVWAKSGLRLATVKAAILSSILYAIISLGFLFAHSPSAVIVIGALLGIPVSGFMLSLHVLISDVIDYDAERSGRRREGMYYGINGFIIRIGMSIQYAIMGIFFATSGFDENAASQPDSAINGFRFLIGGLPVIILLITVTYLRQYSRREKQLRGTNL comes from the coding sequence ATGGCATCCACGTCCAAGAAGCTTGCATACTCTTTGAACCAGATTGGACTAAGTGTCCTATGGCAGGCGTTCAGCGCTGTCGCCGTCTATTACTATGTAGACGTACTCCACGTTTCCGGTACTTCGATTTCAATCGGCATGATCGCCTATGGAATTCTGAACGCGCTCTTCAATTTATTGGCTGGCCATGTCAGCGACCGCACGCGCAGCCGATTTGGTAGAAGGATCCCTTATATCTTGTTCGGCAGCCTCCCGTTCGGCGTCGTCTTCTATTTTCTCTTCAGTCCGCCAGCTATCGATACGACGATGCTGCTCGTCTACTTCTTCGCGATTACTTTCATCTTTGACCTGCTCTATTCGTTCATTGGCCTTAACACCGGCGCATTGTTCCCAGAGATGTATCAATCGAAGAAAGACCGCTATCAAGTGTCCGCCTATCAGCAAATATTCAGCATTATCGGCATGATCTTCGGCATTGCGCTTGCAAAGTCGCTCGGATTATCGCTCGGCTGGAGCTTAACCGCTGGCATATTCGCCTTAATCGGTATTGTAACTCTCTATGCTTCATTGTATGGCTCCTTCGAGAATCCGGCATACGCGGAGAATCCGCTCCAATTCAAGGAAGCAGCTATCACCACGCTCAAAAATAAACTGTTTACGTCCTATGTGGTTGCGAATTTGCTCATTCAGCTGACGACAACGATGTTCGTCTCATTGACCGCGTTCTACACCAAATATGTCGTGGAGTTGACGGCAACACAGAACTCGATATTCTTAGGGGCTGTCTTCATTGTAGCTATACCAATGTCGTTCGTCTGGGCAAAGAGCGGTCTTCGACTTGCAACTGTGAAAGCCGCCATTCTCTCTTCCATTCTGTACGCCATCATCTCGCTAGGATTTCTGTTCGCGCATTCACCATCCGCCGTTATCGTCATCGGCGCGCTGCTAGGCATTCCCGTTTCCGGCTTCATGTTATCGCTGCACGTCTTGATCTCTGACGTTATTGATTACGACGCGGAGCGCTCCGGTCGACGCCGCGAAGGAATGTATTACGGCATCAACGGCTTCATCATCCGTATAGGCATGTCGATTCAATACGCCATTATGGGCATCTTCTTCGCGACAAGCGGCTTCGACGAGAACGCCGCATCGCAGCCTGATAGCGCGATTAATGGCTTCCGTTTCTTGATCGGAGGCTTGCCTGTTATTATTTTGCTGATTACAGTAACGTACCTGCGTCAATATAGCAGACGAGAGAAACAGCTGCGAGGCACGAATCTATAG
- a CDS encoding PIG-L deacetylase family protein, whose protein sequence is MDIKQLLGLPELLDVKKIICIQPHPDDNEVGAAGTLRELALRGCEIVYTTVTDGSASGSTGAATSEEIVRIRENEKQAAGQLLGVSKQIDLGFRDMGDYTEEDVLNKLIPIIREEKPDMLMTVDPWMPYEAHPDHIKTGKAVATAMLFAANKVRFTEGMPHKVPQIAFYATSHPNGIIDVTTHWDTKLASILAHKSQFDNEEWPMLRMYFEHQASQLHSKLNLEQAGFAEAFKVLATEQLHFFPAALYS, encoded by the coding sequence ATGGATATTAAACAGTTATTGGGCTTACCGGAATTACTGGACGTCAAGAAAATCATCTGCATTCAGCCGCATCCCGATGATAACGAGGTCGGCGCCGCAGGCACGCTGCGTGAGCTTGCGCTGCGAGGTTGTGAAATCGTTTACACCACCGTCACGGACGGCAGTGCCAGCGGCTCGACAGGAGCTGCCACCTCTGAAGAGATTGTCCGCATTCGCGAGAACGAGAAGCAAGCTGCAGGCCAATTGCTTGGCGTTTCGAAGCAGATCGATCTCGGCTTCCGCGATATGGGCGACTATACGGAGGAGGATGTGCTTAACAAGCTGATCCCTATTATTCGCGAAGAGAAACCGGACATGCTGATGACCGTTGATCCCTGGATGCCGTACGAAGCTCATCCCGATCATATTAAGACGGGCAAAGCTGTCGCCACAGCAATGCTGTTCGCGGCGAATAAGGTTCGCTTCACGGAGGGAATGCCCCATAAAGTCCCGCAGATCGCATTCTATGCGACATCGCATCCGAATGGGATTATCGACGTCACCACGCATTGGGACACGAAGCTGGCTTCAATCCTTGCGCATAAGAGCCAGTTCGATAATGAGGAATGGCCGATGCTCCGTATGTACTTTGAGCATCAAGCTTCGCAGCTCCACAGCAAGCTGAACCTTGAACAGGCAGGTTTCGCAGAAGCGTTCAAAGTGCTCGCAACCGAGCAGCTGCACTTCTTCCCGGCCGCGCTGTACAGCTAG
- a CDS encoding dihydrofolate reductase family protein — translation MSSTSAAKRRIILDLAVTLDGYIEGSNGEVDWCIMEPDMGFADFLEQIDTILYGRKSYDLWGQYDPGVDASDTDQELWQNVHRKAKVAFSRAKRNDNQQVKWISENIVEEVNKLKSTPGKDIWLYGGASLITTFVNLGLVDEYRLSVHPVILGAGKPMFADISQRLNLALTHTRTFSSGVVQLIYREKENDSLQ, via the coding sequence ATGTCGTCGACTAGCGCAGCAAAGAGAAGAATTATTCTGGATTTAGCAGTTACACTTGATGGTTATATTGAAGGAAGTAACGGCGAAGTGGATTGGTGCATCATGGAACCCGATATGGGGTTTGCTGATTTCTTGGAACAGATTGATACGATCCTATATGGCAGAAAGAGCTATGATCTATGGGGACAATATGATCCCGGTGTAGATGCCTCTGATACTGACCAAGAACTGTGGCAGAACGTTCATCGTAAAGCAAAAGTCGCCTTCTCCAGGGCAAAAAGAAATGACAATCAGCAAGTAAAGTGGATCAGCGAAAATATCGTAGAGGAAGTAAATAAATTGAAGAGCACACCTGGCAAGGATATATGGCTCTATGGCGGAGCTAGCCTCATTACGACCTTTGTCAATCTGGGGCTAGTTGATGAATACAGGTTATCCGTTCACCCTGTCATTCTAGGAGCAGGTAAACCCATGTTCGCGGATATTTCGCAGAGGCTGAATCTGGCTTTGACCCATACTAGAACCTTCTCTTCCGGTGTTGTGCAGCTCATTTATCGGGAAAAAGAGAACGACAGCCTTCAATAG
- a CDS encoding ABC transporter permease gives MFQAYWYMTKLRVLTGLAYRFEVFASVGTNLILMVASVFLWKAAYSGGSGGSAGMTLHELVTYTIVSILLASLFVTDVQDTIYYKIREGKIVTDFYRPVPLLACYLAEDIGSMLSSLMNKVLPLFLVASLLFGMPLPSSWVGMLLFIPSCLLSYAILWLLSAIVGLVAFWVMELGNMGNVKDAIVRILSGSLVPLWLFPQAVQTISAYLPFQYTYQTPLGIYIGVTGTVEALRAMAIQGVWIAILYAILALFWRHTKSKTLIQGG, from the coding sequence ATGTTCCAAGCGTATTGGTATATGACAAAGCTAAGAGTGTTGACCGGACTCGCTTATCGGTTTGAGGTTTTCGCTTCTGTCGGCACGAACCTCATTCTAATGGTGGCATCTGTCTTCCTATGGAAAGCTGCTTACAGCGGCGGATCGGGTGGAAGCGCAGGCATGACGCTGCATGAATTGGTTACGTACACCATCGTCTCGATTCTGCTGGCATCTCTGTTCGTCACAGACGTTCAAGATACCATCTATTACAAGATTCGCGAGGGCAAAATCGTTACGGATTTCTACCGCCCTGTCCCGCTGCTAGCCTGTTATCTCGCAGAGGACATCGGGTCGATGCTCAGCTCTTTAATGAATAAGGTGCTGCCTCTGTTTCTAGTGGCATCTCTCTTGTTCGGTATGCCTCTGCCATCTAGCTGGGTCGGCATGCTGTTGTTCATCCCAAGCTGTCTGTTAAGCTATGCTATTCTTTGGCTTCTCAGCGCAATTGTCGGCTTGGTCGCTTTCTGGGTGATGGAGCTAGGCAATATGGGGAATGTCAAAGATGCCATCGTTCGCATCCTCTCCGGCAGTCTTGTTCCTCTATGGCTCTTCCCGCAAGCTGTTCAGACGATATCCGCATACTTGCCCTTCCAATACACGTACCAAACACCGCTAGGCATCTACATCGGCGTTACCGGAACCGTGGAAGCATTGCGAGCTATGGCGATTCAAGGAGTATGGATCGCAATTCTATATGCCATACTTGCGCTCTTCTGGCGCCACACTAAATCCAAAACATTAATCCAAGGAGGGTGA
- a CDS encoding ABC transporter permease gives MATIRHYYSVAACFARLAIQRQLEYPLFLFSWLLMIPIQYFSGIWMLKIIVDRFQPLNGWDFPELAFIYGLGLLSHGINVVLFINTWHMDGMVIDGAFDRLLLRPMNVFFQLIASYFNFIGLIDLIPGVLIFAYGCHLVGFEWTMMNIIKIILVIIGGVLIRAALFITLGTIAFWTKRNASMVGFALSMLERGTMYPLNIFPNLIQLLFTFLVPIGFITFYPAIEFLGKSGEFGLPVRIALWTPVIGILCFWLSQRMFKFGLKNYESAGS, from the coding sequence ATGGCAACGATCCGTCACTATTATTCGGTTGCAGCTTGCTTCGCCCGGCTTGCGATCCAGCGCCAGCTTGAGTATCCGCTGTTTCTGTTCAGCTGGCTGCTCATGATTCCCATCCAATATTTCTCGGGCATCTGGATGCTGAAGATTATCGTCGACAGGTTCCAGCCGCTCAACGGTTGGGATTTTCCAGAGCTTGCTTTCATCTATGGGCTAGGATTGCTTAGTCATGGCATCAATGTTGTACTGTTTATCAATACATGGCACATGGATGGCATGGTCATTGACGGCGCCTTCGACAGGCTGCTGCTAAGGCCGATGAACGTGTTCTTCCAGCTCATCGCGAGTTATTTCAACTTTATTGGACTCATTGACCTCATTCCCGGGGTGCTGATCTTTGCTTATGGCTGTCACCTTGTTGGCTTCGAGTGGACGATGATGAATATTATCAAAATCATCCTCGTTATTATCGGCGGGGTCCTCATTCGAGCGGCGCTCTTCATTACGCTTGGAACGATCGCGTTCTGGACGAAGAGAAACGCTTCAATGGTTGGCTTCGCGCTCTCGATGCTGGAGAGAGGAACGATGTACCCGTTGAATATTTTTCCGAATTTGATTCAGCTGTTGTTCACGTTTCTTGTACCGATCGGCTTCATTACATTCTATCCTGCGATTGAATTTCTTGGGAAATCAGGGGAGTTCGGATTGCCTGTGCGTATCGCGCTATGGACGCCGGTTATTGGCATTCTATGTTTCTGGCTGTCGCAGCGGATGTTTAAGTTCGGGCTTAAAAATTACGAGAGTGCAGGCTCATAA
- a CDS encoding ABC transporter ATP-binding protein, whose product MPVIEVTDLVKEYVIVKKERGLRGALKGLFFPEKTNVRGVDGISFSIERGEIVGYIGPNGAGKSTTIKMLTGILHPTDGTIRVCGVSPQADRKAVVRKLGVVFGQRTQLYWDLRLGESFELLKRIYQIDDQTFEDNMKVLTEVLRLDQFIDTPVRQLSLGQRMRGDLAAAMLHSPDVLFLDEPTIGLDAEAKRAIRGFIQEMNRTRGITVILTTHDLDDVEELCSRLIIVNHGKVVEDGPIDELIGKLTPKRLLVVDLQRPCADVEHASAQIIKQDGLRLWYQFEKARITAAELIADLSQKLPIQDLSVQEPDIEDAIREVYATT is encoded by the coding sequence ATGCCAGTTATTGAAGTTACAGATTTGGTCAAAGAATATGTCATTGTTAAGAAAGAGCGGGGACTTCGCGGTGCACTTAAGGGGCTCTTCTTCCCCGAGAAGACAAATGTACGCGGCGTGGACGGCATCAGCTTCTCCATCGAGCGCGGTGAAATCGTCGGCTATATTGGACCTAATGGAGCTGGTAAAAGCACGACGATCAAAATGCTCACAGGCATTCTGCATCCGACTGACGGCACGATTCGCGTATGCGGCGTCTCTCCGCAAGCAGACCGGAAGGCAGTTGTTCGCAAGCTAGGCGTAGTCTTCGGCCAGCGCACGCAGCTGTATTGGGATTTGCGACTAGGAGAATCATTCGAGCTGCTCAAACGAATCTATCAGATTGATGATCAAACCTTCGAGGACAATATGAAGGTGCTTACCGAAGTGCTTCGGTTGGATCAGTTCATCGATACGCCCGTCCGGCAGCTATCGCTTGGTCAACGGATGCGAGGTGACTTGGCTGCCGCGATGCTTCACTCGCCTGACGTGCTGTTTCTGGACGAACCGACGATCGGTCTTGACGCAGAAGCGAAACGCGCCATTCGCGGTTTTATTCAAGAAATGAATCGTACACGCGGCATTACCGTTATTCTCACGACGCATGATCTGGACGATGTAGAAGAGCTTTGCAGCAGGCTTATTATCGTTAACCACGGCAAAGTAGTCGAGGATGGACCGATTGATGAGCTGATCGGCAAACTGACGCCGAAGCGGCTGCTCGTCGTCGATCTCCAGCGCCCGTGCGCGGATGTTGAACACGCTTCTGCGCAGATCATTAAGCAGGATGGGCTGAGGCTCTGGTATCAATTCGAGAAAGCTCGCATCACAGCTGCTGAATTAATTGCTGACTTATCGCAGAAGCTGCCGATTCAGGACCTTAGCGTTCAAGAACCAGATATTGAGGATGCGATTCGGGAAGTGTACGCAACGACCTAA
- a CDS encoding NUDIX domain-containing protein yields MGIVTDQKGNVFTEFLPIQEQELEGFDFDAPLTHALLVVRYEGKYLMMFNKWSQYWELPGGVIEAGESARECAIRELYEETNQIVSDLTFKGLMKFDLQPSFHGPERTEYGALFYAELGAPRDFVENDEAAKIIWWDGRSEIGDIDEIDRKLLEFT; encoded by the coding sequence ATGGGAATTGTAACCGATCAGAAGGGGAATGTATTTACCGAATTCCTTCCGATTCAGGAACAGGAGCTGGAAGGCTTCGATTTCGATGCTCCGCTCACGCACGCCTTACTTGTTGTTAGATATGAAGGCAAGTATTTAATGATGTTTAATAAATGGAGTCAATACTGGGAGCTGCCTGGTGGAGTCATCGAAGCTGGCGAGTCAGCGCGAGAGTGCGCGATCCGTGAATTGTACGAAGAGACGAATCAGATCGTATCAGATTTGACGTTCAAAGGGTTGATGAAATTCGATCTGCAGCCCAGTTTCCATGGACCGGAACGTACGGAGTATGGCGCATTATTTTATGCAGAGCTTGGTGCGCCTAGGGATTTCGTGGAGAATGACGAGGCGGCAAAAATCATTTGGTGGGATGGCCGATCGGAGATTGGTGACATCGATGAGATTGATCGGAAATTATTGGAGTTCACCTAA
- a CDS encoding DUF4830 domain-containing protein, protein MEVRKPNFPAAHVEYFKSYGWTLKEYEAVNTYESGSLLLSKEHYDLLVNEGKLDLAPCASKDIIESGYDLEETVGPYNDIIGYIVECEGKTIGGYLTLQTETLHGDIYDITTGPTVPIVNREDALRSIP, encoded by the coding sequence GTGGAAGTTCGGAAGCCAAACTTTCCAGCTGCCCATGTCGAGTACTTCAAGAGCTATGGTTGGACTTTGAAGGAATATGAAGCCGTGAATACGTATGAGTCAGGATCATTGCTTTTATCCAAAGAACACTATGATCTGCTCGTAAATGAGGGGAAGCTCGACCTTGCTCCGTGCGCATCGAAGGATATTATTGAATCGGGCTATGATCTCGAGGAAACTGTCGGACCGTACAACGATATCATTGGTTATATTGTCGAATGTGAGGGTAAAACTATCGGCGGGTATTTGACTCTTCAAACGGAGACGTTGCATGGAGATATCTATGATATCACTACGGGACCGACTGTTCCGATTGTGAATCGGGAGGATGCGTTGAGGAGCATTCCTTAG